A section of the Kribbella sp. HUAS MG21 genome encodes:
- a CDS encoding sugar ABC transporter permease: MSGRITGLAGTGRSPLRHHHPVTPYLFVAPYVVLLLAFLVGPAVFGVWMSLHNWDFMLPGKPWVGLQNYRDLFDSSSVLFHPFWNGMKNTFLFVLISVPFLVTIPLGLALLLNRKFRGRTFFRAVVFTPFVLGVAVVGLIFGYLFDPEVGLVNGILDGVGLPKVSWLSTQPQAWITITVMTIWWTIGFNAVIFLAGLQGLSQQLYEAAELDGAGRWSQFRHVTMPGLRNVFLFVVTTTILASANLFGQPYILTKGGPGDSTTTAIMAMTNEGLRGFRMGSAAAMSYVLALALAIISVANFLIMRERKPS; encoded by the coding sequence CGCAGCCCGTTGCGGCACCACCATCCGGTCACGCCGTACCTGTTCGTCGCGCCGTACGTCGTCCTGCTGCTGGCGTTCCTCGTCGGGCCCGCGGTCTTCGGTGTCTGGATGAGTCTGCACAACTGGGACTTCATGCTGCCGGGCAAGCCCTGGGTCGGGCTGCAGAACTACCGCGACCTGTTCGACTCCAGCTCGGTGCTCTTCCATCCGTTCTGGAACGGCATGAAGAACACCTTCCTGTTCGTCCTGATCAGCGTGCCGTTCCTGGTGACCATCCCGCTCGGGCTGGCGCTGCTGCTGAACCGGAAGTTCCGCGGCCGGACCTTCTTCCGCGCCGTGGTGTTCACGCCGTTCGTCCTCGGGGTCGCGGTGGTCGGCCTGATCTTCGGCTACCTCTTCGACCCGGAGGTCGGGCTGGTCAACGGGATCCTGGACGGGGTCGGCCTGCCCAAGGTCTCCTGGCTGTCCACCCAGCCGCAGGCCTGGATCACGATCACCGTCATGACGATCTGGTGGACCATCGGGTTCAACGCGGTGATCTTCCTCGCCGGCCTGCAGGGGCTGTCCCAACAGCTCTACGAGGCCGCGGAGCTCGACGGCGCCGGCCGGTGGTCCCAGTTCCGGCACGTCACGATGCCGGGTCTTCGCAACGTCTTCCTGTTCGTGGTGACGACCACCATCCTGGCCAGCGCGAACCTCTTCGGCCAGCCGTACATCCTGACCAAGGGCGGTCCGGGTGACAGTACGACGACGGCGATCATGGCGATGACCAACGAAGGCCTGCGCGGCTTCCGGATGGGCAGTGCGGCGGCGATGAGCTACGTGCTCGCGCTGGCGCTGGCGATCATCTCCGTCGCGAACTTCCTGATCATGAGGGAGCGCAAACCATCATGA
- a CDS encoding carbohydrate ABC transporter permease, giving the protein MTTTSPITGARPDASDPAAAEPPVRHRRAYSRTRVGPLTYVAMTVISLIFILPLLWMLLTTFKTESDARSIPIRVMPSEWTLRAYRLIFDDAANPVYTWLINSLVVSVLHMLLTVVVAAMAAYALSRMRFRGRNLLFGTLIATLFMPGFIFFMPNYLTMSKLGWLDSYWALVVPGAAGAFGVFFLRQFFLAIPRELEESALIDGANSWTIFTRIMLPLSKPALVTLAVLSFLGAWNDFVWPVFVLFSPDKMTLAPGLATLYGAYTTDYPVVMAGATLAAVPVLILYVVVQRYVIEGVANSGLKG; this is encoded by the coding sequence ATGACGACCACCAGTCCGATCACCGGAGCCCGTCCCGACGCGTCCGATCCGGCCGCCGCCGAACCCCCGGTCCGGCACCGGCGGGCCTACTCCCGGACCAGAGTGGGGCCGCTGACGTACGTCGCGATGACGGTCATCTCGCTGATCTTCATCCTGCCGTTGCTGTGGATGCTGCTGACCACGTTCAAGACCGAGTCGGACGCGCGCTCGATCCCGATCCGGGTGATGCCCAGCGAATGGACGTTGCGCGCGTACCGGTTGATCTTCGACGACGCCGCCAACCCGGTCTACACGTGGCTGATCAACTCCCTCGTGGTCTCGGTCCTGCACATGCTGCTGACCGTGGTGGTGGCCGCGATGGCGGCGTACGCGCTGTCGCGGATGAGGTTCAGAGGCCGGAACCTGCTGTTCGGCACGCTGATCGCGACGCTGTTCATGCCGGGCTTCATCTTCTTCATGCCGAACTACCTCACGATGAGCAAGCTCGGCTGGCTGGACAGCTACTGGGCACTGGTGGTGCCGGGCGCGGCGGGCGCGTTCGGCGTGTTCTTCCTCCGTCAGTTCTTCCTGGCGATCCCTCGGGAGCTCGAGGAGAGCGCGCTGATCGACGGGGCGAACTCCTGGACGATCTTCACCCGGATCATGCTCCCGCTCTCGAAGCCGGCGCTGGTGACGCTCGCGGTGCTGAGCTTCCTCGGCGCGTGGAACGACTTCGTCTGGCCGGTCTTCGTCCTCTTCAGCCCCGACAAGATGACGCTGGCTCCGGGCCTCGCCACGCTGTACGGCGCCTACACCACGGACTACCCGGTCGTCATGGCCGGCGCGACTCTGGCCGCGGTACCGGTGCTGATCCTGTACGTCGTCGTGCAGCGCTACGTCATCGAAGGCGTCGCAAACAGCGGCCTGAAGGGCTAG
- a CDS encoding SRPBCC domain-containing protein, protein MSGDLTRIEVDQYFPHPPAKVWRALTTPDLMAQWLMPNDFQPIAGHRFTFRARPVVQTGFSGQIACQVLEVTPPKRLRISWADAADTDATPTEVAWTLQPEGKGTRLLLEHSGFDPDDPSQQLARRLMNGGWRSHVLRRLSDVLQHLTSTT, encoded by the coding sequence GTGAGCGGCGACCTGACCCGGATCGAGGTCGACCAGTACTTCCCCCATCCCCCGGCCAAAGTATGGCGGGCACTCACGACACCGGACCTGATGGCCCAGTGGCTGATGCCCAACGACTTCCAACCGATCGCTGGGCATCGGTTCACCTTCCGCGCCCGCCCCGTCGTACAGACCGGGTTCTCCGGGCAGATCGCCTGCCAGGTACTGGAGGTGACACCGCCGAAGCGGCTGCGGATCAGCTGGGCCGACGCCGCGGACACCGACGCGACGCCGACCGAGGTCGCCTGGACACTCCAGCCCGAGGGGAAGGGCACCCGGCTGCTCCTCGAGCACTCCGGCTTCGACCCCGACGACCCCAGCCAGCAACTCGCCCGCCGCCTCATGAACGGCGGCTGGCGCAGCCACGTCCTGCGCCGCCTGAGCGACGTACTGCAGCACCTGACATCAACCACCTGA
- a CDS encoding metalloregulator ArsR/SmtB family transcription factor — MPRRLKSGPLDEVFGALANPTRRDILDALLDGEQTAGELAGRFDMARPSVSEHLRALRDSGLVEERQDGRHRYYRVTGEPMAELIEWLTPYERFWRDRMTALGSVLDELDDAANSGDDE; from the coding sequence GTGCCCCGACGTCTCAAGAGCGGGCCGCTGGACGAAGTGTTCGGTGCTCTCGCGAACCCGACCCGCCGGGACATCCTGGACGCGCTCCTCGACGGTGAGCAGACCGCCGGGGAGCTGGCCGGGAGGTTCGACATGGCTCGTCCCAGCGTGTCCGAACATCTCCGGGCCCTGCGCGACTCCGGACTCGTCGAGGAGCGCCAGGACGGGCGGCACCGCTACTACCGCGTCACGGGAGAACCGATGGCGGAGCTGATCGAGTGGCTCACTCCCTATGAGCGGTTCTGGCGCGACCGGATGACCGCACTCGGCAGCGTCCTCGACGAGCTGGACGACGCCGCGAACAGTGGTGATGACGAGTGA
- a CDS encoding VOC family protein, which translates to MAINTVKTVTVFVADQDRARRFYVDTLGLEVKADQTFGENRWLEVGAPQGTTLVLHKPFPGMSAGGGQGTLFASDDLDADVVRLQAAGVVVDGPNDMPWGRQATFSDPDGNSYVLQG; encoded by the coding sequence ATGGCTATCAACACCGTGAAGACCGTGACCGTGTTCGTCGCCGATCAGGATCGGGCCCGCCGGTTCTACGTCGACACGCTCGGGCTGGAAGTGAAGGCCGATCAGACCTTCGGCGAGAACCGGTGGCTCGAAGTCGGCGCTCCGCAGGGCACCACGCTCGTGCTGCACAAACCGTTCCCGGGCATGAGCGCCGGTGGCGGGCAGGGAACGCTGTTCGCCAGCGACGACCTCGACGCCGATGTCGTCCGGCTCCAGGCGGCCGGGGTGGTCGTTGACGGGCCCAACGACATGCCGTGGGGCCGGCAGGCGACGTTCTCCGACCCGGACGGCAACAGCTACGTCCTGCAGGGCTGA
- a CDS encoding heparan-alpha-glucosaminide N-acetyltransferase domain-containing protein translates to MLAGRAQDGTRGARRISGVDAARGVALVGMMSVHIMPAVDEVGRTSTAFLVASGRASALFAVLAGVGLALATGGHEPYRGRRLLSVQCGLVVRASLIGLIGLLLGAVDTYVAVILVYYALLFVCALPFLSLGPRALAALAVGWALLAPVLSHALRSSLSEPSGGNPTFSSLEEPGALITELFLTGYYPVLPWMAYLLAGLAVGRLALGSLRVAAGLLACGVGLAVLTKAASWTLLHPLGGGDHIAMGPALQTSLGGTTPTTSWWWLAVSGPHSGAPLDLLHTIGTALAVLGACLLLTRAGGHLLTPLLAAGGMTLTLYAAHVTALAASEPDDNHAALLLIHIVAALVLALVWHIRHRRGPVETVVSAVERRTRTLVSDRG, encoded by the coding sequence GTGCTTGCCGGCAGGGCGCAGGACGGCACCCGCGGAGCGCGGCGGATCTCGGGGGTGGATGCTGCTCGTGGTGTTGCTCTGGTTGGGATGATGTCGGTGCACATCATGCCGGCGGTGGACGAGGTGGGGCGGACGAGTACCGCCTTTCTGGTGGCGAGTGGGCGGGCGTCGGCGTTGTTCGCCGTACTTGCGGGTGTCGGTCTCGCGCTGGCGACCGGCGGCCACGAGCCGTACCGGGGTCGGCGTTTGCTCAGCGTTCAGTGCGGTCTGGTTGTGCGTGCGAGTCTGATCGGCCTCATCGGGCTGCTGCTCGGAGCGGTGGACACCTACGTCGCCGTCATCCTTGTGTACTACGCACTGCTGTTCGTCTGCGCACTGCCTTTCCTGTCCCTTGGTCCGAGAGCTCTCGCGGCGCTCGCGGTGGGCTGGGCACTACTCGCGCCGGTTTTGAGCCACGCGCTGCGCTCGTCGCTGTCCGAACCAAGCGGTGGCAACCCGACCTTCAGTTCACTCGAAGAACCCGGAGCGCTCATCACGGAACTGTTCCTGACCGGGTACTACCCCGTGTTGCCGTGGATGGCCTACCTTCTGGCCGGGCTGGCCGTCGGTCGGCTGGCGCTCGGATCATTACGCGTAGCCGCGGGACTGCTCGCCTGCGGCGTAGGACTCGCCGTCCTGACCAAAGCCGCGTCCTGGACGCTTCTGCACCCGCTCGGCGGCGGCGACCACATCGCGATGGGCCCGGCACTTCAGACCTCTCTCGGCGGCACCACACCCACGACCTCCTGGTGGTGGCTGGCTGTCTCCGGCCCGCATTCCGGAGCACCGCTCGACCTCCTGCACACGATCGGCACCGCACTCGCCGTACTCGGCGCCTGTCTCCTGCTCACCCGTGCCGGAGGCCACCTGTTGACCCCGCTGCTCGCCGCCGGCGGCATGACCCTCACCCTGTACGCCGCACACGTCACCGCGCTCGCCGCGTCCGAACCGGACGACAACCACGCGGCGCTGTTGCTGATCCACATTGTCGCCGCCCTGGTGCTCGCTCTCGTCTGGCACATTCGCCACCGACGCGGCCCCGTGGAAACCGTCGTCTCGGCCGTCGAGCGACGTACTCGAACCCTGGTTTCCGACCGGGGTTGA
- a CDS encoding alpha/beta hydrolase — protein sequence MTDVRAANLPAEQHDRLEFRCGGVDVDLDPAHQEAGTIAVQLIRIHRSGGSATKDPLLLIAGGPGQSGVDYAVVAAGLLPDAVLDRFDLVGFDPRGVGHSAPIRCEHADTGPPAFPDLLTDTGYAHAAGVMRRITDECAAALGSKAALFNTTATAVDIDRIRSGLGQPTLTYLGRSYGAKLGAEYARLHPDKVRAAVLDAPTDPGTTWIETVERQLAGFERAFDQFTAWCAPQDRCDRLGNVRTFVDDLVREAQKSPVPSGRPGDDIPTYGVDILDAVAASMYDDARWPDLADGLAEAADGDSGTLRDLADAGRGGADDAQLVINCNDSAPGPTEAEIKAAGARFAKQFPLFGIWGSWQLFGCTFWQPPRHILQPPVAATTHPIVVVGTRHDPATPYSGAVAMATSLGNAELLTWEGQGHGAVGRNTCVNRLVADYLDKLKVPPTNTRCPP from the coding sequence GTGACCGACGTGCGCGCGGCGAATCTTCCGGCCGAGCAGCACGACCGGCTCGAGTTCCGCTGTGGCGGCGTGGACGTCGACCTCGACCCCGCTCACCAAGAGGCCGGAACGATCGCCGTGCAGCTCATCCGGATACACCGATCCGGCGGCAGTGCGACCAAGGATCCGTTGCTTCTGATCGCCGGCGGTCCTGGCCAATCCGGAGTGGACTACGCCGTCGTCGCGGCCGGTCTGCTGCCGGACGCCGTACTCGACCGGTTCGATCTGGTCGGCTTCGATCCCCGCGGGGTCGGGCACTCAGCGCCCATCCGCTGCGAGCACGCCGACACCGGGCCCCCGGCGTTCCCTGACCTCTTGACCGACACCGGATACGCCCACGCCGCCGGTGTGATGCGCCGGATCACTGACGAGTGCGCTGCGGCGCTGGGCTCCAAGGCGGCGCTGTTCAACACCACCGCGACAGCCGTCGACATCGACCGCATCCGTTCAGGTCTCGGCCAGCCCACGCTGACCTACCTGGGCCGGTCGTACGGCGCCAAACTCGGGGCGGAGTACGCGCGACTCCATCCGGACAAGGTGCGCGCGGCCGTCCTCGACGCCCCGACCGACCCCGGCACGACGTGGATCGAGACCGTCGAACGCCAGCTGGCCGGCTTCGAGCGCGCCTTCGATCAGTTCACGGCCTGGTGTGCGCCCCAGGATCGCTGTGACCGGCTCGGCAACGTGCGCACCTTCGTCGACGACCTGGTGCGCGAGGCGCAGAAGTCGCCCGTCCCGAGCGGTCGCCCAGGTGACGACATACCGACGTACGGCGTCGACATCCTCGACGCCGTGGCTGCCTCGATGTACGACGACGCGCGCTGGCCGGATCTCGCCGACGGCCTGGCCGAGGCCGCCGACGGCGACTCAGGCACGCTGCGGGATCTGGCCGACGCCGGCCGCGGCGGGGCGGACGACGCCCAACTGGTCATCAACTGCAACGACAGCGCGCCCGGGCCGACGGAGGCCGAGATCAAAGCGGCCGGGGCCCGGTTCGCCAAGCAGTTCCCGCTGTTCGGGATTTGGGGATCGTGGCAACTGTTCGGATGCACGTTCTGGCAGCCCCCGCGGCACATCCTGCAGCCGCCCGTCGCCGCGACCACACACCCGATCGTTGTCGTCGGCACCCGACACGACCCCGCCACGCCGTACAGCGGAGCCGTCGCGATGGCCACCAGCCTGGGCAACGCCGAGTTGCTCACCTGGGAAGGCCAAGGCCATGGCGCAGTCGGCCGCAACACCTGCGTCAACCGGCTCGTCGCCGACTACCTGGACAAGCTCAAGGTCCCGCCCACCAACACCCGATGCCCACCGTAG